From one bacterium genomic stretch:
- a CDS encoding flagellar motor protein MotB: MAKKKKGGGEHGEGLETAGGLRWLITYADMITLLLGVFIILVSTSQMEGPKSAALGEALERIFSIFKREGGDKANAPQSGGDSVLPKRTAEEGIRATAVIRTAIIKKRLVQSIPQTVGEGKVVTEKTKKGLVVSYHDSLFFDVGRAKIKEESYASLDKIAQTLEIIPNKVIIEGHTDASPISTQEFKSNWELSTARANNILHYFIEHAKKRGFDEEKLEEYEQRFAIAGYGQFQPIDENPSSPQNRRINIVILDKKIKEF, from the coding sequence ATGGCGAAGAAGAAGAAAGGTGGTGGAGAACATGGTGAAGGACTTGAAACCGCAGGTGGCTTACGGTGGCTAATTACCTATGCGGATATGATTACCTTACTTCTTGGAGTATTTATTATTTTAGTCTCGACATCTCAAATGGAAGGTCCTAAATCAGCGGCTTTAGGTGAGGCATTAGAACGAATATTTTCTATATTTAAACGCGAGGGAGGAGATAAAGCTAATGCCCCGCAATCAGGAGGAGATAGTGTTCTTCCCAAACGCACAGCAGAAGAAGGAATCAGGGCAACCGCTGTTATCCGAACAGCAATCATTAAAAAAAGATTAGTCCAGAGTATACCCCAGACCGTTGGCGAGGGAAAAGTAGTTACTGAAAAAACTAAAAAAGGATTAGTGGTAAGTTATCATGATTCGTTGTTTTTTGATGTCGGCAGGGCTAAGATAAAAGAAGAATCTTATGCCAGTCTGGATAAAATTGCCCAAACCCTTGAGATAATCCCAAATAAAGTCATAATTGAAGGCCATACAGATGCCTCACCAATTTCCACTCAAGAGTTTAAATCTAACTGGGAATTATCAACGGCAAGGGCTAATAATATCTTACATTATTTTATTGAACATGCTAAAAAAAGAGGTTTTGATGAAGAAAAATTAGAGGAATACGAACAAAGATTTGCTATTGCCGGCTATGGTCAATTCCAGCCTATTGATGAAAATCCTTCTTCTCCTCAAAACAGAAGAATCAATATTGTTATCCTGGATAAAAA
- a CDS encoding response regulator has translation MAKILIVDDDRYIIDVVKVALEIQGYEIIDAFDGEEALAKTIHEFPDLILLDLLMPKMDGWEVYEQLKGETETAHIPIIIISALSEETSMPERMEVEDYIAKPFEMNDLLNRVKKSLEKI, from the coding sequence GTGGCAAAGATTTTAATTGTTGATGATGATAGATATATAATTGATGTTGTGAAGGTTGCTCTGGAAATACAAGGATATGAGATTATTGATGCCTTTGATGGTGAGGAAGCGTTAGCAAAAACAATACATGAATTTCCTGACCTTATCCTCTTAGACCTTTTGATGCCAAAAATGGATGGTTGGGAGGTATATGAACAACTTAAAGGAGAGACAGAAACAGCTCATATCCCAATAATAATCATAAGTGCCTTATCTGAGGAAACAAGTATGCCAGAGAGAATGGAAGTTGAAGATTATATCGCAAAACCATTTGAAATGAATGATTTATTAAATAGGGTAAAAAAAAGTCTTGAGAAAATATGA
- a CDS encoding flagellar motor protein MotB, which yields MAKKKKGGGGEGGAKVETAGGLRWLITYADMITLLLGVFIILCSGGAPSESEMQQLTTAFEKVFSISEGGGGEKVVTGAGGKKVLEGKSGVLSATKDLISPKALITRKYTQTFSSEIKKGKMAVKSTKDALVIRCYETLLFERGSPLIKPEAYPTLERIGLLISRIPNKIAIEGHTDASLPAQFPSNWELSTARATNVLQHLIDYAEKSGLSPTEIENIQKRLSVFGYAQFHPVNEDLYAKVNNRIDIIIYHHKTAEELLFKEEES from the coding sequence GTGGCAAAGAAGAAAAAAGGCGGTGGTGGAGAAGGAGGAGCGAAGGTTGAAACTGCCGGTGGGTTACGCTGGCTAATTACTTATGCAGATATGATTACACTCCTTCTGGGAGTATTTATTATTTTATGTTCTGGTGGTGCTCCGAGTGAATCTGAAATGCAACAACTTACCACTGCATTTGAAAAGGTATTTAGTATTAGTGAAGGTGGTGGTGGAGAAAAGGTTGTTACAGGAGCAGGTGGTAAAAAGGTATTAGAGGGTAAAAGTGGTGTCCTATCCGCTACAAAAGATTTAATCTCTCCTAAGGCATTAATTACCCGTAAATATACTCAAACCTTTAGTTCTGAAATTAAAAAAGGTAAGATGGCAGTTAAATCGACTAAAGATGCCCTGGTAATTAGATGTTATGAAACATTATTATTTGAGCGAGGGAGTCCCCTAATAAAACCAGAGGCATATCCTACACTTGAGCGGATTGGTCTTTTAATCTCAAGAATTCCTAATAAAATCGCCATTGAAGGACATACGGATGCCTCATTACCGGCACAATTCCCATCTAATTGGGAACTATCAACTGCTCGGGCAACAAATGTCTTACAGCACCTCATAGATTATGCAGAAAAAAGTGGTCTATCTCCAACAGAGATTGAAAATATTCAAAAGAGATTGTCTGTATTTGGCTATGCTCAATTTCACCCGGTAAATGAGGACCTTTATGCTAAAGTTAATAACCGCATAGATATTATTATCTATCATCATAAAACAGCGGAAGAATTACTTTTTAAAGAAGAGGAGAGTTAA